The following are from one region of the Heliangelus exortis chromosome 2, bHelExo1.hap1, whole genome shotgun sequence genome:
- the LOC139792910 gene encoding LOW QUALITY PROTEIN: probable G-protein coupled receptor 141 (The sequence of the model RefSeq protein was modified relative to this genomic sequence to represent the inferred CDS: inserted 2 bases in 1 codon; substituted 1 base at 1 genomic stop codon) has product MYEEDFRNMIXNRNSSDSSSAFTHTSTMNAILITAYSVAFAGGVIGSITMSFVLVKMNTLSVTTTAIINLVIVHGLLLFTVPFCLHYYVQKKWVFKIPFCKMVRAMVHSHMYLTILFYVITLVIRWIIFFQWKDKVEFYWKLHAIKSSAAVCVFDMVFMVPVLYFEXGSSGSYNDTTFFKFHKKLQQESVEKAFLHPAKMKSSSTPSGIALPSCDSGDASSEGASRV; this is encoded by the exons ATGTATGAGGAAGATTTCAGGAATATGAT GAATAGGAACAGCAGTGactcctcctctgccttcacTCACACCAGCACCATGAATGCCATATTGATCACTGCCTACTCGGTTGCCTTTGCTGGAGGTGTGATTGGGTCCATCACTATGTCATTTGTGCTGGTCAAGATGAACACTCTCTCTGTGACCACTACTGCCATCATAAACCTGGTCATTGTGCACGGCCTCCTCCTCTTCACAGTGCCCTTCTGCCTGCACTACTATGTCCAAAAGAAGTGGGTATTCAAGATACCATTTTGCAAAATGGTGAGAGCAATGGTGCACAGCCACATGTACCTGACCATCCTTTTCTATGTGATCACACTGGTGATCCGGTGGATTATCTTCTTTCAGTGGAAGGACAAGGTGGAGTTTTACTGGAAGCTGCATGCCATTAAATCAAGTGCTGCTGTGTGCGTCTTTGACATGGTCTTCATGGTGCCAGTTCTGTACTTTGAGTAAGGAAGCTCAGGCTCATACAATGATACAACATTCTTTAAATTCCACAAAAAACTACAGCAGGAGAGt GTGGAGAAAGCCTTCCTCCACCCTGCGAAAATGAAGTCTTCATCAACACCATCAGGAATTGCTCTGCCAAGTTGTGACAGTGGAGATGCTTCCAGTGAAGGTGCCAGCAGGGTTTGA